The following proteins are co-located in the Fluviicola sp. genome:
- the fabG gene encoding 3-oxoacyl-[acyl-carrier-protein] reductase encodes MGLLDNKVVLITGASRGIGKSIAEECVKQGAKVAFTYLSSEEKARALEAELTANGGTAVGFKSDAANFDQAQKLVDDVVEKFGTIDVLVNNAGITRDTLLMRMTEEQWDEVINTNLKSAFNLTKAVQRPMLKARSGSIINMSSVVGVSGNAGQANYAASKAGLIGFTKSVAQELGSRSIRCNAIAPGFIETEMTGALDQKVVEEWRNSIPLKRGGQPIDVANAVVFLASDMSAYITGQTIHVCGGMLM; translated from the coding sequence ATGGGATTACTAGATAATAAAGTTGTATTAATTACCGGAGCATCCAGAGGAATAGGTAAATCGATTGCAGAGGAATGTGTAAAGCAAGGCGCAAAAGTTGCTTTTACGTATTTGTCTTCAGAAGAGAAAGCGCGTGCTTTGGAAGCTGAATTGACGGCAAACGGAGGAACGGCAGTCGGATTCAAGTCTGATGCCGCAAATTTCGACCAGGCTCAAAAGCTGGTGGATGATGTTGTGGAGAAATTCGGAACGATCGATGTTCTTGTAAATAATGCAGGAATTACACGCGACACGCTTTTGATGCGTATGACGGAAGAGCAGTGGGACGAAGTAATTAACACGAATTTGAAATCTGCTTTCAACTTGACAAAAGCAGTTCAGCGCCCAATGTTGAAGGCTCGCTCAGGATCGATCATTAATATGTCGTCTGTTGTAGGTGTAAGCGGAAATGCAGGTCAGGCAAACTATGCGGCATCTAAAGCAGGTTTGATCGGATTTACAAAATCTGTTGCACAGGAATTGGGATCAAGAAGCATTCGTTGCAACGCTATTGCTCCGGGATTCATTGAGACGGAAATGACCGGTGCACTGGACCAAAAAGTAGTGGAAGAGTGGAGAAATTCGATTCCATTGAAAAGAGGAGGACAACCGATCGACGTTGCAAACGCGGTGGTTTTCTTAGCTTCTGATATGTCAGCTTATATTACAGGACAAACAATCCATGTGTGTGGAGGAATGTTGATGTAA
- a CDS encoding ATP-binding cassette domain-containing protein, which produces MSERILRALMQLFAIIAKVDEVTDPTNEAIESSNGRRIVEAFLRTELNDELLQKYIQLFDEFLLVHHQGSGKKDGQRKRTSVNSVKVLRICAQINEELTQRQKMIVLLRIFDFIHANDQVHEQEQEFVHTVSESFNIPDFEYQQLKSFVEANGSTILDDEHFMYITEKDLHLSHAKLIKMEGFDGSISVIRLESVNILFFRYFGHDELILNGQIVSNERRHILNQGSTLRTNKSAPIYYSDVISRFLNDANREKITFKVDHLQFHFNSGKIGLHEINFIEQSGKLLGVMGGSGAGKSTFLNVLNGNYAPSHGAVTINGVDLHREKSKLEGVIGFVSQDDLLIEELTVFQNLYFNAKLCFNDLSESLLKKKVLDLLSDIGLGDAKHLKVGSPLEKTISGGQRKRLNIALELIREPAVMFVDEPTSGLSSRDSENIMDMLKELSLKGKLIFVVIHQPSSEIFKMFDKLMILDQGGYPIFDGNPIDAVVYFKTHVHHVNANERECPICGNVNPEQIFNIIESKVVDEYGNQTKVRKVTPREWNERYLSNYKTPDIEEITEPIKGTSRIANKIKQFKVFFLRDVLSKLANRQYMFINMLEAPVLAAILSFFVKFFNTDGKGHEDYVFYENENIPQYLFISVVVALFLGLTVAAEEIIKDKKILKRESFLNLSLGSYLWSKILIMFIVSAIQTAFFVLIGNLILEIHGLWWEYWVILFSTSCMANVLGLNISSAFNSAKVIYIIVPLLIIPQLIFSGVIVKFDKLHPIFSSNNEVPWIGNAMASRWAYEALAVTQAVDNEHEGRQFELHQKQSNASWKRDYWIPEMKNQLTILADKKTSPEDFEKAKRILSNEVEKEVSNWGNLECKDCVAGLSKLQKGKSSVQEIQFNIGAFLETLKKQYNLTYNQTTELLDQLVMKMGEKNYEASQAAFINESLQDLVTNRTEVQKIIVTDDELIQKDDPLYMDPKNTRLLDAPFYTYKKYWFGIPMSTFLANVLVLWGMTILLIVTLYYDLLRKCLKLFSRGSGSNA; this is translated from the coding sequence ATGAGTGAACGCATACTCCGCGCTCTAATGCAGTTATTCGCGATTATCGCGAAGGTTGATGAAGTAACAGACCCTACTAACGAAGCCATTGAAAGTTCCAATGGCAGAAGAATCGTAGAAGCATTTTTACGTACCGAACTGAACGATGAATTGCTTCAAAAGTACATTCAGCTGTTTGATGAATTCCTGTTAGTTCACCACCAGGGATCCGGAAAGAAAGATGGTCAGCGCAAAAGGACATCCGTTAATTCGGTAAAGGTGTTGCGTATTTGTGCACAGATCAATGAAGAATTGACCCAGCGGCAAAAAATGATCGTGTTGCTGCGTATTTTCGACTTTATTCACGCAAATGACCAGGTACACGAACAGGAACAGGAATTCGTTCACACGGTTTCCGAATCATTCAACATTCCTGATTTTGAGTACCAGCAACTAAAATCCTTTGTCGAAGCAAATGGAAGTACGATCCTGGATGATGAGCATTTCATGTACATCACTGAAAAAGACCTGCACCTTTCGCATGCAAAGCTGATTAAAATGGAAGGATTCGACGGTTCCATTTCGGTAATCCGGCTGGAAAGTGTCAACATCCTGTTTTTCAGATATTTCGGTCACGATGAGCTAATCCTGAACGGTCAGATCGTTTCCAATGAACGCAGACATATTTTAAACCAGGGTTCTACCCTGCGTACCAATAAATCCGCACCGATTTATTACAGCGATGTGATTTCCAGGTTCCTCAACGATGCGAACCGCGAGAAGATTACCTTCAAAGTAGATCATTTGCAATTCCACTTCAACAGTGGAAAAATCGGTCTGCATGAAATCAATTTCATTGAACAATCCGGGAAATTACTGGGTGTAATGGGTGGTTCGGGAGCCGGGAAATCTACTTTCCTGAACGTACTGAACGGAAACTACGCGCCTTCTCATGGTGCTGTAACCATTAACGGGGTTGACTTACACCGGGAGAAATCCAAACTGGAAGGAGTAATCGGATTTGTTTCCCAGGATGATTTATTGATCGAGGAATTGACCGTCTTCCAAAACTTGTATTTCAACGCGAAATTGTGTTTCAACGACCTGTCCGAATCCCTGCTGAAGAAAAAAGTATTGGATTTACTTTCGGATATCGGTTTGGGAGACGCCAAGCACCTGAAAGTAGGAAGCCCACTGGAAAAAACCATTTCCGGAGGACAGCGCAAGCGTTTGAATATTGCCCTGGAATTGATCCGCGAACCTGCAGTGATGTTCGTGGATGAACCTACATCCGGGCTTTCTTCGCGCGATTCTGAAAATATTATGGACATGCTCAAAGAGCTTTCCCTGAAAGGAAAACTGATCTTTGTAGTAATCCACCAGCCTTCATCGGAGATCTTCAAGATGTTCGATAAATTAATGATCCTCGACCAGGGAGGTTACCCGATTTTCGACGGAAACCCGATTGATGCGGTCGTTTATTTCAAAACGCACGTACATCACGTCAATGCAAACGAGCGCGAATGCCCGATTTGTGGTAACGTAAACCCGGAACAGATTTTCAACATCATCGAATCGAAAGTGGTAGATGAATACGGGAACCAGACAAAGGTGCGTAAAGTCACTCCGAGAGAATGGAACGAACGCTATTTGTCCAATTACAAGACCCCGGATATCGAAGAAATTACGGAACCGATCAAAGGAACTTCCCGCATTGCCAATAAGATCAAGCAGTTCAAGGTTTTCTTCCTGAGAGATGTGCTGAGCAAGCTGGCAAACCGTCAGTATATGTTCATCAACATGCTGGAAGCGCCGGTTTTGGCTGCAATCCTTTCTTTCTTCGTCAAGTTTTTCAACACAGACGGGAAAGGACACGAAGATTATGTCTTCTACGAAAACGAGAATATTCCGCAATACTTATTCATTTCGGTAGTTGTTGCTTTGTTCCTGGGGCTAACGGTGGCAGCGGAAGAAATCATCAAAGACAAGAAAATCCTGAAACGCGAAAGTTTCCTGAATTTATCACTCGGTTCTTATTTGTGGTCGAAAATACTGATCATGTTTATCGTTTCTGCTATCCAGACTGCATTTTTTGTACTGATCGGGAACCTGATCCTTGAAATCCATGGATTGTGGTGGGAATACTGGGTAATCCTCTTCTCTACTTCCTGCATGGCGAATGTATTGGGATTGAATATTTCCAGTGCATTCAACTCTGCGAAAGTTATTTACATCATCGTTCCATTATTGATCATCCCGCAATTGATCTTCTCCGGAGTAATCGTGAAATTCGATAAGCTCCACCCGATTTTCTCTTCCAACAACGAAGTTCCGTGGATCGGGAATGCGATGGCATCGCGCTGGGCCTATGAAGCTTTGGCGGTAACGCAGGCTGTGGACAATGAGCACGAAGGCCGCCAGTTCGAATTGCACCAGAAACAAAGCAATGCAAGCTGGAAACGGGATTACTGGATTCCGGAAATGAAGAACCAGTTGACGATCCTGGCCGATAAAAAGACATCTCCGGAGGATTTTGAGAAAGCAAAACGCATCCTGTCCAATGAAGTGGAAAAAGAAGTTTCCAATTGGGGGAACCTGGAATGTAAAGACTGTGTAGCCGGTTTAAGCAAATTGCAAAAAGGAAAATCTTCCGTGCAGGAAATCCAGTTCAATATCGGTGCTTTCCTGGAAACGTTGAAAAAGCAATACAACCTCACTTATAATCAAACTACTGAATTACTGGATCAGCTGGTCATGAAAATGGGTGAGAAAAATTACGAAGCATCCCAGGCTGCATTCATCAATGAAAGTTTGCAGGATTTGGTGACCAATCGCACGGAAGTTCAAAAGATCATTGTAACAGATGATGAATTGATCCAGAAAGACGATCCGTTGTACATGGACCCGAAAAACACGCGTTTATTGGACGCTCCGTTCTATACTTACAAGAAATACTGGTTCGGAATTCCAATGAGTACATTCCTGGCGAATGTGCTGGTGTTGTGGGGAATGACAATCCTGTTGATCGTTACGCTTTACTACGATCTGCTCCGCAAGTGCCTGAAATTATTCTCCCGGGGATCCGGAAGCAACGCATAA
- the hemB gene encoding porphobilinogen synthase, whose protein sequence is MNIRPRRNRKSAAIRAMVEETQLGAQHLIYPLFLKDGKNIREEVSSLPGNYRWSIDQLLPEFEKWMNLGIKTFDLFPAVDEHLKDQIGSYSYADENFYLHTIRTLKEKFPEVVLMSDVALDPYSSDGHDGLVIDGKIVNDPTLDILGRMSVAQAQAGIDIIGPSDMMDGRVGFIRDELDAAGFQDVSIMSYTAKYASAFYGPFRDALNSAPKSGDKKTYQMNPANKREALIEAELDIAEGADFIMVKPALCYLDIIHLLKENFATPVTAYNVSGECAMVYAAAKNGWLDYDRAVMEMLLSIRRAGADGILTYFAPDAAKLIANS, encoded by the coding sequence ATGAATATTCGTCCGAGAAGAAATCGCAAAAGTGCAGCCATCAGAGCAATGGTTGAAGAAACACAATTAGGAGCACAGCACCTGATCTATCCGCTTTTCCTGAAGGACGGAAAAAACATTCGTGAAGAAGTGTCTTCTTTGCCGGGGAATTACCGCTGGAGCATTGATCAGTTGCTGCCGGAATTCGAAAAATGGATGAACCTCGGGATAAAGACATTCGACTTGTTCCCGGCAGTCGATGAACACCTGAAGGACCAAATCGGCAGTTACAGCTATGCAGACGAGAATTTTTACCTGCACACCATTCGCACGCTGAAAGAAAAGTTCCCGGAAGTGGTGTTAATGTCGGATGTAGCGCTGGACCCTTATTCTTCAGACGGGCACGACGGTTTGGTAATTGACGGGAAGATCGTGAATGACCCGACGCTGGATATCCTGGGACGCATGTCTGTTGCGCAGGCCCAGGCAGGAATTGACATCATCGGTCCTTCCGATATGATGGACGGAAGAGTAGGTTTTATCCGTGATGAACTGGATGCTGCAGGTTTCCAGGATGTTTCGATTATGTCTTACACGGCAAAATATGCCAGTGCTTTCTACGGTCCTTTCCGGGATGCGTTAAATTCAGCACCGAAGAGCGGAGATAAGAAGACCTATCAAATGAACCCGGCCAACAAGCGCGAGGCTTTGATAGAAGCGGAACTTGATATTGCTGAGGGAGCAGATTTCATTATGGTGAAACCGGCTTTGTGCTATTTGGACATTATCCATTTGCTGAAAGAGAATTTCGCGACACCAGTTACGGCTTACAATGTGAGCGGAGAATGTGCCATGGTTTACGCAGCTGCTAAAAACGGTTGGCTGGATTACGACCGGGCTGTCATGGAAATGCTATTGAGTATCAGAAGGGCAGGAGCAGATGGGATTTTGACGTATTTTGCGCCGGATGCAGCTAAACTAATTGCTAATTCTTAA
- the hisG gene encoding ATP phosphoribosyltransferase: MERLIIALQKSGRLREGSLELLKECGLKTDYRDGQLKIVTSDYPAELLFLRNSDIPQYVSDGVVDLGIVGSNLLEEDETPVEIIQALNFSQCRLSFAVPKASGIQTAEDLQGKRIATSYPNSVRKYLQQQGITAEIHPISGSVEIAPSLDLSDAIADIVSTGNTLFQNNLREIFPFLYSEAVLIKGPDLAPEKQVLLDQLLFRIQSVLAGNENKYILLNAPKEKLSTICKILPGMKSPTILPLAVEGWISIHSVVKKKEVWQVVQQLKSEGAEGILVCPIEKMVS, from the coding sequence ATGGAACGTTTAATTATTGCTTTACAAAAATCAGGTCGGCTCCGGGAAGGTTCCCTGGAATTGCTGAAAGAATGCGGCCTGAAAACCGATTACCGGGACGGACAACTCAAGATCGTTACATCCGATTACCCGGCAGAGCTCTTATTCCTGCGCAACAGTGATATCCCGCAATACGTATCCGACGGGGTAGTGGATCTGGGAATTGTGGGGTCCAATCTACTGGAAGAAGATGAAACTCCGGTGGAGATTATCCAGGCACTGAATTTCTCCCAATGCCGTTTGTCGTTTGCTGTCCCCAAAGCGTCTGGCATTCAAACAGCCGAAGATTTGCAGGGAAAACGCATTGCTACATCGTACCCGAATTCAGTAAGAAAGTACCTGCAACAACAGGGAATTACCGCGGAAATACACCCCATTTCAGGTTCGGTAGAAATAGCGCCATCCCTGGACTTGTCAGACGCCATTGCAGATATCGTTTCTACCGGGAACACCCTTTTTCAAAACAACCTGCGGGAAATTTTCCCTTTTCTTTATTCCGAAGCAGTTTTGATCAAAGGCCCGGATTTGGCCCCTGAAAAACAGGTGCTGCTGGACCAATTGCTTTTTCGTATTCAATCTGTTCTGGCGGGAAATGAAAACAAATACATTCTGCTCAATGCTCCGAAAGAAAAACTTTCGACAATCTGCAAGATTCTTCCGGGAATGAAAAGCCCTACCATTCTTCCTCTTGCGGTTGAAGGCTGGATCAGTATTCATTCGGTGGTGAAAAAAAAGGAAGTCTGGCAGGTCGTTCAGCAACTAAAATCGGAAGGTGCAGAAGGAATCCTCGTTTGTCCTATCGAAAAAATGGTTTCTTAA
- the hisD gene encoding histidinol dehydrogenase yields the protein MKTLINPSQTELKKVLERVKLEPGNLEAFISEVFQKIETEKDLALRNFTLQFDGTVLDSIPVEEWEFEEAEALVSMELKQAIRVAARNIERFHRSQENRETEVETTPGVLCWRKSVPIQTVGLYVPGGTAPLFSTVLMLGIPAKIAGNPTRYLCTPPDKKGKIHPAILFAAKTAGIDIVYKAGGAQAIAAMSLGTETIPKADKIFGPGNQYVTAAKVYAQKLGIAIDIPAGPSEVLVAADRSIPASFVAADLLAQAEHGTDSQVIFLTDESEYLEQVLEEVNRQLELLPRKEIAREALKSSLAIVSTIKNWPEIIRSYAPEHLIIMGKYEDEIVPKITNAGSVFIGRNTAESFGDYASGTNHTLPTSGFANAYSGVSLDSFVKKITYQTVSDLGLKNLGQTVITMAEAEELQGHANAVKVRFDFAQRLSSDTPDINHFIRKDLRDVTPYSSARDESAGTGDVFLDANEHASVTPYNRYPDPGQKQLKEVIGEIKGIQPENLFLGNGSDEVLDLIFRLTGTPFLDTVACLNPSYGMYAVLAKLNGLELRKINLDKQFRITAPQILAQAEGSRLLVLCNPNNPTGNLIPKKVLLEIIREFTGLVVIDEAYIDFCPADSLSGEVTHYPNLIVVQTLSKAYGMAGLRIGMAIASKTWIAALNRIKPPYNLSSVVQEKAIDTLKTTPWNTLKAEIIGERERLTVFLKSQAAVTEVFPSEANFILFRIPDASAVYRKLLENGVVVRDRSSQFNCSDTLRVSIGTREENNQFIQIMQTL from the coding sequence ATGAAAACACTCATAAATCCATCCCAAACAGAATTAAAAAAAGTCCTGGAACGGGTGAAACTGGAACCCGGAAACCTGGAAGCTTTCATTTCGGAAGTGTTCCAAAAGATTGAAACAGAAAAGGACCTGGCATTGCGAAATTTTACCCTGCAATTTGACGGTACTGTCCTTGACAGTATACCGGTCGAAGAATGGGAATTCGAAGAAGCAGAAGCCCTCGTTTCAATGGAATTAAAGCAGGCCATTCGTGTTGCAGCCCGCAATATCGAACGTTTTCACCGTTCACAAGAGAACCGGGAAACAGAAGTTGAAACAACTCCGGGCGTCCTTTGCTGGAGAAAATCCGTACCGATACAAACTGTTGGACTATATGTTCCCGGAGGCACAGCTCCTTTATTTTCGACTGTTTTAATGCTTGGAATTCCTGCTAAAATTGCCGGAAACCCGACGCGTTATTTATGCACTCCTCCCGACAAAAAAGGGAAAATCCACCCTGCAATTTTATTTGCGGCAAAAACAGCCGGAATTGATATCGTATACAAAGCCGGTGGAGCACAAGCCATTGCCGCCATGAGCCTGGGAACGGAAACCATTCCAAAGGCGGATAAAATCTTCGGCCCGGGAAATCAATATGTGACGGCGGCAAAGGTATATGCCCAAAAACTCGGAATTGCCATTGATATTCCAGCCGGCCCGTCGGAAGTACTGGTTGCTGCCGACCGATCGATTCCCGCATCCTTTGTTGCCGCAGACTTACTGGCTCAAGCCGAACACGGCACGGATTCACAGGTCATTTTCCTTACGGATGAAAGTGAGTACCTGGAACAGGTATTGGAAGAAGTAAACAGACAACTGGAATTACTTCCCAGAAAAGAGATTGCCCGAGAAGCTTTGAAATCCAGTCTTGCTATTGTTTCAACGATCAAAAACTGGCCGGAAATCATCCGTTCGTATGCTCCGGAGCACTTAATTATCATGGGGAAATACGAAGACGAGATCGTTCCGAAGATCACCAATGCCGGAAGTGTATTTATCGGCAGGAATACGGCTGAGAGTTTCGGGGATTATGCTTCAGGTACCAATCACACCTTGCCAACTTCCGGTTTTGCAAATGCATACAGCGGTGTTTCCCTGGATTCCTTTGTCAAGAAAATCACCTATCAAACAGTCAGTGACCTGGGATTGAAAAACCTGGGGCAAACAGTGATTACTATGGCAGAAGCGGAAGAATTGCAGGGGCACGCTAATGCGGTAAAAGTACGTTTCGACTTCGCTCAGCGACTTTCTTCTGACACTCCGGACATTAACCATTTTATCCGGAAGGATTTGCGGGACGTGACACCTTATAGTTCTGCAAGGGATGAAAGTGCAGGTACCGGCGATGTTTTCCTGGACGCCAACGAACATGCTTCAGTCACTCCTTACAACCGGTATCCCGATCCGGGACAAAAACAATTGAAGGAAGTAATCGGGGAGATCAAAGGAATCCAACCGGAAAATTTGTTCCTCGGAAACGGGTCGGATGAAGTGCTGGACCTGATCTTCCGGCTTACCGGAACTCCGTTTCTGGACACCGTTGCGTGCTTAAATCCTTCCTACGGAATGTATGCTGTACTCGCTAAACTGAACGGCCTGGAACTGCGGAAAATCAATCTCGACAAGCAATTCCGGATTACTGCTCCACAAATCTTAGCACAGGCAGAAGGTTCGAGGCTATTGGTATTGTGTAACCCGAATAATCCGACCGGAAACCTGATCCCTAAAAAGGTTTTGCTTGAAATTATCCGGGAATTTACAGGATTGGTAGTGATTGATGAAGCCTACATTGATTTTTGTCCGGCTGATTCCTTATCCGGTGAAGTGACTCATTATCCGAACCTGATCGTGGTACAAACACTTTCAAAAGCTTACGGAATGGCGGGCTTACGCATTGGAATGGCAATCGCTTCGAAAACCTGGATTGCCGCCCTGAACCGGATAAAACCTCCTTACAACTTGAGCTCGGTGGTACAGGAAAAAGCTATCGACACTTTAAAAACAACTCCCTGGAACACATTGAAGGCTGAAATTATCGGGGAGCGGGAACGTTTGACCGTCTTTTTGAAATCCCAAGCAGCTGTTACGGAAGTTTTTCCATCGGAGGCCAACTTCATTCTTTTCCGCATTCCGGATGCTTCGGCTGTTTACCGGAAACTGCTTGAAAACGGAGTAGTCGTGCGCGACAGAAGCAGCCAATTTAATTGTTCGGATACCTTGCGGGTGAGCATCGGGACCCGGGAAGAAAACAATCAATTCATTCAAATCATGCAAACGTTATGA
- the hisB gene encoding bifunctional histidinol-phosphatase/imidazoleglycerol-phosphate dehydratase HisB: MKQKILFIDRDGTILKEPSDYQVDSYSKLQFLEGVISALKTIVSWNEYELVLVSNQDGLGTKSFPLEDFNGPHQLMLDILESEGIVFSAVCIDRSFPEEQSPDRKPRTGMLTRYFSKEYDLGNSLVIGDRLTDVELAKNLGCKAFLLDANSIEVGTELQFSPEELEKVILRKVSNWNDLLADLRLGTRKVEIRRTTAETDCCINLDLDGSGISTIQTGIAFLDHMLDQLARHGQLDITLTTNGDLQIDEHHTIEDTALTLGQAIDQALGSKRGIERYGFCLPMDDCFATCAIDFGGRAELIWDVELKREFVGKLPTEMVHHFFKSFCFTARCNIYIQAIGENEHHKVESIFKAFAKALLMAKRRSGNFDFLPTTKNAL; this comes from the coding sequence ATGAAACAAAAAATTCTTTTTATTGACCGGGACGGGACTATTCTCAAGGAACCAAGCGATTACCAGGTCGACTCTTATTCCAAACTCCAGTTTTTGGAAGGAGTAATTTCAGCCCTGAAAACCATTGTTTCCTGGAACGAATACGAGCTTGTATTAGTCAGTAACCAGGACGGATTGGGCACAAAAAGTTTTCCTTTGGAAGATTTCAACGGTCCACACCAACTGATGCTGGATATTTTGGAAAGCGAGGGCATTGTTTTTTCAGCAGTGTGCATAGACCGTTCTTTCCCGGAGGAACAATCTCCGGACCGGAAGCCCCGAACGGGGATGCTCACAAGGTATTTTTCCAAAGAATATGACCTGGGGAACTCACTGGTAATCGGTGATCGCCTGACAGACGTCGAACTGGCTAAAAACCTGGGTTGTAAAGCCTTTTTACTGGACGCAAACTCCATAGAAGTCGGGACTGAACTACAATTTTCGCCGGAAGAACTGGAAAAAGTCATACTCCGCAAGGTCTCGAATTGGAATGATTTGCTTGCCGACCTGCGTTTGGGAACCCGGAAAGTTGAAATACGCAGGACCACGGCAGAAACTGATTGCTGCATCAACCTGGACCTGGACGGAAGCGGCATTTCGACAATTCAAACCGGAATTGCTTTCCTGGATCACATGCTGGACCAGCTTGCGCGTCACGGACAACTGGATATCACACTAACCACGAACGGCGATTTGCAAATCGATGAGCACCACACTATTGAAGATACTGCTCTGACCCTTGGGCAGGCAATTGACCAGGCTTTGGGATCAAAACGCGGAATAGAGCGTTATGGATTTTGCCTGCCGATGGACGATTGTTTCGCAACTTGTGCTATTGATTTCGGAGGTCGCGCGGAATTGATCTGGGACGTGGAACTGAAGCGCGAATTCGTAGGAAAACTACCAACTGAAATGGTTCATCACTTTTTTAAATCATTTTGTTTTACAGCACGTTGCAATATTTATATTCAAGCAATAGGTGAAAACGAACACCACAAGGTAGAATCCATCTTCAAAGCCTTTGCGAAAGCCCTATTAATGGCCAAACGCAGAAGCGGAAATTTCGATTTTCTCCCGACAACTAAAAACGCACTCTGA
- the hisH gene encoding imidazole glycerol phosphate synthase subunit HisH encodes MQVAIIDYGAGNLFSIRQAFKRLGREVVLTADEGEIRLASHVIFPGVGHAGSAMNYLQEKGLERVIPTLTQPVLGICLGMQLMCGWNEEGNLQGLGIFDVPVQSLESQFGHLQICQFAKWQTEDFRANYPVPHMGWNDVQLNGKSEAFYFVHSYAAGICKDTWGIAGYPWPFSAALKKDNFYGVQFHPEKSGTAGEQLLTQFLAL; translated from the coding sequence ATGCAAGTAGCAATCATTGATTATGGAGCCGGAAACCTGTTTTCGATCCGGCAAGCATTTAAACGGTTGGGACGGGAAGTCGTTTTAACAGCTGACGAAGGAGAAATCCGCTTGGCTTCACATGTTATTTTCCCGGGGGTGGGGCATGCGGGAAGTGCTATGAATTACTTGCAGGAAAAAGGATTGGAGCGGGTTATACCCACTTTGACCCAGCCCGTGTTGGGAATTTGCCTGGGTATGCAGTTGATGTGCGGCTGGAATGAAGAAGGAAACCTGCAGGGTTTAGGAATTTTCGACGTGCCGGTTCAATCCCTCGAATCCCAATTCGGCCATCTGCAAATTTGCCAGTTTGCCAAATGGCAAACCGAAGATTTCCGGGCAAACTATCCCGTTCCGCACATGGGTTGGAACGATGTTCAGTTAAACGGAAAATCCGAAGCATTCTACTTCGTACACAGCTATGCCGCCGGAATTTGTAAAGACACCTGGGGAATTGCCGGGTATCCCTGGCCTTTTTCCGCAGCATTGAAAAAAGACAATTTCTACGGTGTTCAGTTTCACCCTGAAAAAAGCGGAACCGCCGGAGAACAATTACTCACTCAATTTTTAGCATTATGA
- a CDS encoding 1-(5-phosphoribosyl)-5-[(5-phosphoribosylamino)methylideneamino] imidazole-4-carboxamide isomerase has protein sequence MIAIPAIDLINNEVVRLFQGDYKQQTAYPLDPVEYAIEIMTNGLEYLHLVDLSGAKAGKLVHQSILEQIVSQTALKVDFGGGIKTEGDIRHLLKSGATQVVIGSLCVRDPEKVMEWIETFGTERFILALDIDGNELKINGWQDASGKTLEEIMRRFSRFKGLTILTTDIRRDGTGSGPNVDLYEKLVRNFPDQRWIASGGTESLQNLEKLRKAGCYGCVIGKALLEGKITLKELKSFNDAGL, from the coding sequence ATGATCGCCATACCTGCAATTGACTTAATAAATAACGAGGTAGTTCGCTTATTCCAGGGGGATTACAAGCAGCAAACAGCTTATCCATTGGATCCGGTCGAATACGCCATTGAGATAATGACCAACGGATTGGAATATTTACACCTGGTAGATTTATCGGGAGCAAAAGCCGGAAAGCTCGTGCACCAATCCATCCTGGAACAAATTGTGTCCCAAACAGCCCTGAAAGTAGATTTCGGAGGAGGAATAAAAACAGAGGGTGACATTCGTCATTTATTGAAATCCGGAGCCACCCAGGTCGTAATCGGGAGCTTGTGCGTGAGAGATCCGGAAAAAGTAATGGAATGGATTGAAACATTCGGAACGGAACGCTTTATCCTGGCGCTGGACATCGACGGAAACGAACTGAAGATCAACGGATGGCAAGATGCTTCCGGAAAAACTTTGGAAGAAATCATGCGCCGGTTCAGTCGGTTCAAAGGATTAACCATTCTGACCACAGACATCCGCAGAGACGGCACAGGATCAGGCCCGAATGTGGATTTGTACGAAAAACTAGTTCGGAACTTCCCCGACCAGCGCTGGATTGCAAGTGGTGGAACAGAATCTTTACAAAACCTGGAAAAACTCCGAAAAGCAGGCTGTTACGGCTGTGTGATCGGCAAAGCATTGCTCGAAGGGAAAATAACTTTAAAAGAACTTAAATCATTCAACGATGCAGGTTTATAA